A window of the Candidatus Paraluminiphilus aquimaris genome harbors these coding sequences:
- the lpxA gene encoding acyl-ACP--UDP-N-acetylglucosamine O-acyltransferase — MIHSTAIIDPRATLHPSVNVGPYSIIGPDVVVGADTIIESHVVIKGPTTIGARNHIFQFSSIGEATPDLKYHGEPTTLTIGDDNVIRESVTIHRGTVQDRGDTYIGNSNLIMCYVHIGHDSVVRNNTILVNNTALAGHVVVDDWAILSGYTLVHQFCKIGAHSFSGMGTAIGKDVPAYVTVSGSPAEARTINAEGLRRRGFSESTLSNLRRAFKLIYRQGLTLDVAMERLSTMTTETPEILPLIESLEASERGIVR, encoded by the coding sequence ATGATTCATTCAACAGCCATCATTGACCCCCGAGCGACGTTGCATCCGTCGGTGAACGTGGGGCCTTATTCCATCATTGGTCCCGATGTGGTGGTTGGTGCGGATACGATTATCGAATCCCATGTTGTAATTAAGGGCCCGACCACGATCGGTGCCAGAAATCATATATTCCAATTTAGCTCCATTGGCGAAGCCACTCCTGATCTTAAATATCATGGAGAGCCCACCACGCTGACGATTGGTGACGATAATGTCATCCGAGAGAGCGTTACGATCCATCGCGGTACCGTTCAAGACCGTGGCGATACGTATATTGGCAATAGCAATCTAATTATGTGTTATGTCCACATAGGCCATGACAGTGTTGTCCGAAATAACACAATTCTCGTTAACAATACGGCGTTAGCTGGGCACGTTGTCGTTGACGACTGGGCGATTTTATCCGGCTACACCTTGGTGCATCAGTTTTGCAAAATTGGCGCTCACAGTTTCAGTGGTATGGGCACAGCGATTGGTAAGGATGTGCCTGCCTATGTCACCGTATCGGGTAGCCCTGCCGAAGCAAGAACGATTAACGCCGAAGGCCTCCGGCGCCGAGGATTTTCAGAATCCACACTTTCCAACCTGCGCCGCGCGTTTAAGTTGATATATCGGCAGGGGCTGACGTTGGACGTTGCAATGGAACGCCTCTCCACCATGACGACAGAAACACCTGAAATCCTTCCGCTGATTGAGTCACTTGAGGCGTCCGAGCGCGGTATCGTCCGGTAA
- the fabZ gene encoding 3-hydroxyacyl-ACP dehydratase FabZ → MMDIEGIRKHLPHRYPFLFVDRVVAIEPGVSIEAYKNLSINEPYFDGHFPGNPVFPGVLLVEAMAQAAGILGFVTMGKTPEDGSIYYLVGTDKLRFKRPCVPGDCVKLEASIVSEKRGIWKFDVRASVDGKTAASATILCADR, encoded by the coding sequence ATGATGGACATTGAGGGGATCAGAAAGCACTTACCGCACCGTTATCCCTTTCTTTTTGTAGACAGGGTTGTGGCAATCGAGCCTGGTGTGTCGATTGAAGCCTACAAAAATTTAAGCATTAACGAACCGTATTTCGACGGCCACTTCCCGGGTAATCCGGTTTTTCCGGGCGTGCTTCTCGTTGAAGCTATGGCGCAGGCGGCGGGAATTTTGGGGTTTGTGACCATGGGTAAAACGCCAGAAGACGGCTCCATATACTACTTGGTTGGTACCGACAAACTCCGATTTAAGCGGCCTTGTGTGCCGGGCGACTGCGTCAAGCTTGAGGCGTCGATTGTGAGTGAGAAGCGCGGTATTTGGAAATTTGACGTGCGCGCATCGGTTGACGGAAAGACGGCGGCATCGGCCACGATATTGTGTGCTGATCGATAA
- the lpxD gene encoding UDP-3-O-(3-hydroxymyristoyl)glucosamine N-acyltransferase: MPTLGDAAAALGLTYKGDPSLTLNRLAPISMAETGDLSFIAQKKFVKSLSASDASAIICPRDWVGDYAGAVLFSDEPYADFARATKLFDNRPRPSGRVHSSAVIAKTAQLGAHVTVDAGAVIGEGATIGNDVWIGPNVWIGERTAIGSGTELRANVSIYHGVAIGHDCLIHASTVIGSDGFGFAPTSTGWEKILQLGGVKVGDRVEIGAGCAIDRGALEDTQIGDDVILDNLVHIAHGVKIGRGSAVAGQVGFAGGSELGERCTVGGQAGFAGHLKIANDVHIGGQGRVSRDVSEAGHYASGTSLMPVRDWARSAARYEKLTEMARRIEALEKLLSEKANTGE, encoded by the coding sequence ATGCCGACTCTGGGCGATGCAGCCGCGGCATTGGGTCTCACCTATAAAGGTGACCCAAGCCTTACGCTGAATCGCCTTGCGCCCATCTCTATGGCCGAGACGGGCGATCTTTCCTTTATCGCACAAAAGAAATTCGTTAAATCGCTTTCTGCGTCGGATGCCTCAGCGATCATTTGCCCCAGAGACTGGGTGGGTGACTACGCGGGGGCTGTACTGTTTAGCGATGAGCCCTACGCCGATTTCGCGCGTGCCACTAAGCTGTTTGATAATCGACCACGCCCATCTGGGAGAGTTCATTCGAGTGCCGTTATCGCAAAGACAGCCCAATTGGGCGCTCACGTAACGGTCGACGCTGGTGCTGTTATTGGTGAGGGCGCTACGATTGGCAACGATGTGTGGATTGGGCCTAACGTTTGGATCGGCGAGCGGACCGCCATTGGTTCGGGGACTGAGCTCAGAGCCAACGTGTCGATTTATCACGGTGTTGCTATTGGCCACGATTGTCTGATCCACGCCAGCACCGTAATAGGTTCCGACGGGTTTGGCTTTGCACCCACGAGCACGGGTTGGGAGAAAATTCTCCAGTTGGGCGGGGTCAAGGTGGGCGATCGTGTTGAGATTGGTGCGGGCTGTGCCATCGATCGTGGGGCACTCGAGGATACTCAGATCGGCGACGACGTTATCCTTGATAACCTGGTGCATATTGCGCACGGTGTGAAGATTGGCCGGGGATCGGCCGTCGCGGGGCAGGTGGGTTTTGCTGGGGGATCGGAGCTCGGCGAGCGCTGTACCGTAGGGGGACAGGCTGGCTTTGCGGGGCACCTCAAAATTGCCAATGATGTGCATATTGGTGGACAGGGTCGAGTTTCTAGGGATGTCAGTGAGGCGGGTCACTACGCGTCAGGAACATCGCTAATGCCTGTTCGCGATTGGGCGCGCAGCGCCGCGCGCTACGAAAAGCTAACAGAGATGGCTCGCCGCATTGAGGCGCTTGAAAAACTGTTATCGGAGAAAGCCAACACTGGCGAATAG
- a CDS encoding OmpH family outer membrane protein, whose product MLFRFVAVLALMVASTLAHAQGRIAVVNLEEAILQTDSAQQRLRDFEAGESFAEDKAEFDSLKAELDKLVQDFQRDQAAMSEDDQVAARQKMASKNADLEYVAKKLQALQQQNAQRVFQELVPAARQVLGEVIETDQIGLLLQAQSVIHADLGYNITAKVTDKLNQLPQE is encoded by the coding sequence ATGTTGTTCCGCTTTGTCGCCGTATTGGCACTGATGGTTGCATCGACCCTAGCGCACGCTCAAGGTCGTATCGCTGTTGTGAATTTGGAGGAGGCCATTTTACAAACCGACTCCGCGCAGCAGCGTTTGCGTGATTTCGAGGCCGGTGAATCTTTTGCTGAAGATAAAGCCGAGTTTGATAGCTTAAAAGCTGAGCTCGACAAGTTGGTGCAAGATTTCCAGCGTGATCAGGCGGCAATGAGCGAGGACGACCAAGTGGCTGCTCGCCAAAAGATGGCCAGTAAAAACGCCGACCTTGAGTATGTCGCAAAGAAGTTGCAGGCCTTGCAGCAGCAGAATGCGCAACGCGTTTTCCAAGAGCTTGTTCCCGCCGCTCGACAGGTATTAGGTGAAGTGATCGAGACCGATCAGATTGGTCTTTTGCTCCAAGCGCAATCGGTGATCCACGCCGATCTCGGTTACAACATCACGGCTAAAGTAACCGACAAGCTCAACCAGCTACCTCAAGAGTAA